A DNA window from Vigna unguiculata cultivar IT97K-499-35 chromosome 10, ASM411807v1, whole genome shotgun sequence contains the following coding sequences:
- the LOC114166201 gene encoding uncharacterized protein LOC114166201 isoform X1 encodes MFVIRSPNVLLGDRKDTMSSLGTSKGILEIAKFGVYVTVPIILMYTFANNSSNLRKFMGNRSYIEYPPEAERPPSPDKLREMAREMARRRNSA; translated from the exons AATTCGATCTCCAAACG TGCTTCTTGGTGATAGGAAAGATACCATGTCATCTCTGGGCACTTCCAAAGGGATTCTAGAAATTGCCAAGTTTGGTGTGTATGTGACTGTACCAATCATTCTCATGTACACTTTTGCCAACAATTCCAGCAACCTCCGCAAGTTCATGGGAAAT AGGTCATACATTGAATATCCACCAGAGGCAGAAAGGCCACCATCACCGGATAAACTTAGGGAAATGGCACGGGAGATGGCCCGTAGGAGGAACAGTGCCTGA
- the LOC114166201 gene encoding uncharacterized protein LOC114166201 isoform X2: MFVIRSPNDTMSSLGTSKGILEIAKFGVYVTVPIILMYTFANNSSNLRKFMGNRSYIEYPPEAERPPSPDKLREMAREMARRRNSA; encoded by the exons AATTCGATCTCCAAACG ATACCATGTCATCTCTGGGCACTTCCAAAGGGATTCTAGAAATTGCCAAGTTTGGTGTGTATGTGACTGTACCAATCATTCTCATGTACACTTTTGCCAACAATTCCAGCAACCTCCGCAAGTTCATGGGAAAT AGGTCATACATTGAATATCCACCAGAGGCAGAAAGGCCACCATCACCGGATAAACTTAGGGAAATGGCACGGGAGATGGCCCGTAGGAGGAACAGTGCCTGA
- the LOC114166201 gene encoding uncharacterized protein LOC114166201 isoform X3 translates to MSSLGTSKGILEIAKFGVYVTVPIILMYTFANNSSNLRKFMGNRSYIEYPPEAERPPSPDKLREMAREMARRRNSA, encoded by the exons ATGTCATCTCTGGGCACTTCCAAAGGGATTCTAGAAATTGCCAAGTTTGGTGTGTATGTGACTGTACCAATCATTCTCATGTACACTTTTGCCAACAATTCCAGCAACCTCCGCAAGTTCATGGGAAAT AGGTCATACATTGAATATCCACCAGAGGCAGAAAGGCCACCATCACCGGATAAACTTAGGGAAATGGCACGGGAGATGGCCCGTAGGAGGAACAGTGCCTGA
- the LOC114167483 gene encoding bifunctional protein FolD 1, mitochondrial isoform X1: MGMVAVTWTNYLRKRLPQTIRSLHTLKGNELDQILMSPPLASLDLPDIWSPNSSSRIIPAIHKSFDDHTTVVLDGKLISTEIRSRIAAKVREMKTCLGKVPGLAVILVGQRRDSQTYVRNKIMACEEVGMKSLVAELPTDCAEMDVRNAIMRFNKDPSIHVFDWLQNNWGQHLDEEKVLNALSLEKDVDGFHPVNMGNLAINGREPLFTPCTPKGCIELLIRSGVEIMGKEAVVIGRSNIVGLPTSLLLQRHHATVTVIHPFTENPEQITAKADIIVSAAGVPNLVRGNWIKPGATVIDVGTTPVEDSGCDDGYRLVGDVCHEEAIKVASAITPVPGGVGPMTVAMLLYNTLVCAKRILNFN; encoded by the exons ATGGGCATGGTGGCTGTTACATGGACAAATTATCTACGAAAGCGTCTTCCACAAACAATAAGGTCTCTTCATACCTTGAAAGGTAATGAATTAGACCAAATTTTAATGTCTCCACCTCTTGCATCTTTGGACCTTCCTGACATCTGGAGTCCTAATTCTTCATCTCGGATTATTCCAGCAATACATAAAAGCT TTGATGACCATACTACTGTAGTGCTTGATGGAAAGTTGATATCCACGGAAATCAGATCTCGAATAGCTGCTAAGGTAAGAGAAATGAAGACATGCCTGGGAAAAGTTCCTGGATTAGCCGTAATTTTAGTAGGCCAAAGAAGGGATTCTCAAACTTATGTTCGCAACAAGATAATGGCTTGTGAAGAGGTCGGAATGAAGTCTTTGGTGGCTGAATTACCCACTGATTGTGCAGAAATGGATGTCCGAAATGCGATCATGAGATTTAACAAAGATCCGTCCATTCATG TGTTTGACTGGTTGCAAAACAATTGGGGACAGCATCTAGATGAGGAAAAGGTTCTGAATGCTTTATCTCTTGAGAAAGACGTTGATGGTTTTCATCCCGTTAATATGGGGAATCTTGCCATAAATGGAAGGGAGCCACTGTTTACTCCTTGTACTCCAAAGGGCTGCATTGAGTTATTGATCAGATCAGGAGTCGAAATAATGGGGAAGGAAGCCGTAGTGATAGGAAGAAGTAATATTGTTGGGTTGCCAACGTCCTTGTTATTGCAG AGACACCATGCAACAGTCACTGTTATACATCCCTTCACAGAAAACCCTGAACAGATCACCGCAAAAGCTGATATTATAGTTTCAGCTGCTGGAGTGCCTAATTTGGTCCGTGGTAACTGGATTAAGCCGGGTGCAACTGTGATCGATGTTGGTACTACTCCTGTTGAG GATTCTGGCTGCGACGATGGTTATCGTCTCGTAGGCGACGTATGCCATGAAGAAGCCATAAAAGTGGCATCTGCTATTACTCCTGTGCCTGGCGGGGTTGGACCTATGACTGTTGCTATGCTACTATATAACACTCTAGTTTGTGCAAAACGCATTCTGAACTTTAATTGA
- the LOC114167483 gene encoding bifunctional protein FolD 1, mitochondrial isoform X2: MGMVAVTWTNYLRKRLPQTIRSLHTLKGNELDQILMSPPLASLDLPDIWSPNSSSRIIPAIHKSFDDHTTVVLDGKLISTEIRSRIAAKVREMKTCLGKVPGLAVILVGQRRDSQTYVRNKIMACEEVGMKSLVAELPTDCAEMDVRNAIMRFNKDPSIHGILVQLPLPQHLDEEKVLNALSLEKDVDGFHPVNMGNLAINGREPLFTPCTPKGCIELLIRSGVEIMGKEAVVIGRSNIVGLPTSLLLQRHHATVTVIHPFTENPEQITAKADIIVSAAGVPNLVRGNWIKPGATVIDVGTTPVEDSGCDDGYRLVGDVCHEEAIKVASAITPVPGGVGPMTVAMLLYNTLVCAKRILNFN, translated from the exons ATGGGCATGGTGGCTGTTACATGGACAAATTATCTACGAAAGCGTCTTCCACAAACAATAAGGTCTCTTCATACCTTGAAAGGTAATGAATTAGACCAAATTTTAATGTCTCCACCTCTTGCATCTTTGGACCTTCCTGACATCTGGAGTCCTAATTCTTCATCTCGGATTATTCCAGCAATACATAAAAGCT TTGATGACCATACTACTGTAGTGCTTGATGGAAAGTTGATATCCACGGAAATCAGATCTCGAATAGCTGCTAAGGTAAGAGAAATGAAGACATGCCTGGGAAAAGTTCCTGGATTAGCCGTAATTTTAGTAGGCCAAAGAAGGGATTCTCAAACTTATGTTCGCAACAAGATAATGGCTTGTGAAGAGGTCGGAATGAAGTCTTTGGTGGCTGAATTACCCACTGATTGTGCAGAAATGGATGTCCGAAATGCGATCATGAGATTTAACAAAGATCCGTCCATTCATGGTATTCTTGTGCAACTCCCTCTACCACAA CATCTAGATGAGGAAAAGGTTCTGAATGCTTTATCTCTTGAGAAAGACGTTGATGGTTTTCATCCCGTTAATATGGGGAATCTTGCCATAAATGGAAGGGAGCCACTGTTTACTCCTTGTACTCCAAAGGGCTGCATTGAGTTATTGATCAGATCAGGAGTCGAAATAATGGGGAAGGAAGCCGTAGTGATAGGAAGAAGTAATATTGTTGGGTTGCCAACGTCCTTGTTATTGCAG AGACACCATGCAACAGTCACTGTTATACATCCCTTCACAGAAAACCCTGAACAGATCACCGCAAAAGCTGATATTATAGTTTCAGCTGCTGGAGTGCCTAATTTGGTCCGTGGTAACTGGATTAAGCCGGGTGCAACTGTGATCGATGTTGGTACTACTCCTGTTGAG GATTCTGGCTGCGACGATGGTTATCGTCTCGTAGGCGACGTATGCCATGAAGAAGCCATAAAAGTGGCATCTGCTATTACTCCTGTGCCTGGCGGGGTTGGACCTATGACTGTTGCTATGCTACTATATAACACTCTAGTTTGTGCAAAACGCATTCTGAACTTTAATTGA
- the LOC114167234 gene encoding uncharacterized protein LOC114167234 isoform X1, whose translation MASTEGLVPITRAFLASYYDKHPFTPLSPDVTRLSSQIRSMANDFLTQHPPTQGEGVLIDEADRLPPHKIDENMWKNREYIEEAIFLLESSNWPEVLKQQSTPDSAEFALTFGQLKDKLHNTLKAIESFQIKNAEHVFNTVMTYLPQDFRGTLLRQQRERSERNKQAEVDTLVNSGGSIRDRYALLWKQQMDRRRQLAQLGSATGVYKTLVKYLVGVPQVLLDFTRQINDDDGPMEEQRHRYGPPLYSLTSMILSVRLFLSILWARYDTKKFVEHFCITLSSLSVVDRKKEQIAILEQAVNVYTTELERFLTFIGEVFANAPFFISADVVGALEAGKNDDYKEIHIPAGKTYEVLLSVDVVNSYIAWDFSLVQGKINMDIGFSLEFVSPTGEKTLMLPSRRYESDQGNFCTLMAGSYKLIWDNTYSTFFKKVIRYKIDCIPPVTEPVQSDSSKNAGEVEAG comes from the exons ATGGCTTCGACGGAGGGTCTGGTGCCCATAACTAGGGCTTTTCTCGCCTCCTATTACGACAAACACCCTTTTACTCCTCTTTCTCCTGATGTCACTCGACTTTCTTCTCAGATTCGTTCAATGGCTAATGATTTCCTCACTCAACATCCTCCTACCCAAG GAGAAGGCGTCTTAATTGATGAAGCTGACCGGCTACCTCCGCATAAAATTGACGAGAACATGTGGAAGAATCGAGAGTATATTGAAGAAGCAATTTTTTTACTTGAAAGTTCTAATTGGCCAGAAGTG CTGAAGCAGCAGTCCACACCTGACAGTGCTGAGTTTGCCCTTACATTTGGGCAGCTGAAAGATAAACTTCATAATACATTGAAGGCTATAGAATCTTTCCAAATTAAAAATGCTGAACATGTATTTAACACAG TTATGACATATTTGCCTCAAGATTTTCGAGGAACGCTGCTAAGACAACAACGGGAACGCTCAGAGAGGAATAAGCAAGCAGAGGTTGATACTTTGGTAAATTCTGGTGGTAGCATACGCGACCGATATGCTTTACTGTGGAAACAACAAATGGACAG GAGAAGGCAATTAGCCCAGCTTGGGTCTGCAACAGGAGTCTATAAAACACTTGTGAAGTACCTTGTTGGGGTACCTCAG GTATTACTTGATTTTACTCGCCAGATAAATGATGACGATGG GCCCATGGAGGAACAGCGTCATCGTTATGGACCACCCTTGTACAGCCTCACCTCTATGATTCTTTCTGTTCGACTCTTCCTTTCAATATTGTGGGCACGATATGACACTAAGAAGTT TGTGGAACACTTTTGTATTACCCTATCTTCTCTCTCTGTGGTTGACAGAAAAAAGGAACAGATTGCTATCTTGGAACAAGCTGTTAATGTCTACACCACAGAGTTGGAACGGTTTTTGACATTTATAGG CGAGGTCTTCGCAAATGCACCATTCTTCATTTCAGCAGATGTTGTTGGTGCATTGGAAGCAGG GAAAAATGATGACTACAAAGAGATCCATATTCCAGCTGGGAAAACTTATGAG GTTTTGCTCTCTGTTGATGTTGTAAACTCATACATTGCATGGGACTTTTCATTGGTACAAGGCAAAATAAATATG GATATTGGATTTAGTTTGGAGTTTGTAAGTCCTACTGGGGAAAAAACA CTGATGTTACCATCCCGCCGATATGAGTCTGACCAA GGAAACTTCTGCACGTTAATGGCTGGAAGCTATAAACTGATTTGGGACAACACGTATTCAACCTTTTTCAAAAAG GTTATACGGTACAAGATAGATTGTATACCTCCTGTGACAGAGCCAGTGCAGTCCGACTCGAGCAAGAATGCAGGAGAAGTTGAGGCAGGATAG
- the LOC114167234 gene encoding uncharacterized protein LOC114167234 isoform X2 produces MASTEGLVPITRAFLASYYDKHPFTPLSPDVTRLSSQIRSMANDFLTQHPPTQGEGVLIDEADRLPPHKIDENMWKNREYIEEAIFLLESSNWPEVLKQQSTPDSAEFALTFGQLKDKLHNTLKAIESFQIKNAEHVFNTVMTYLPQDFRGTLLRQQRERSERNKQAEVDTLVNSGGSIRDRYALLWKQQMDRRRQLAQLGSATGVYKTLVKYLVGVPQVLLDFTRQINDDDGPMEEQRHRYGPPLYSLTSMILSVRLFLSILWARYDTKKLKKEQIAILEQAVNVYTTELERFLTFIGEVFANAPFFISADVVGALEAGKNDDYKEIHIPAGKTYEVLLSVDVVNSYIAWDFSLVQGKINMDIGFSLEFVSPTGEKTLMLPSRRYESDQGNFCTLMAGSYKLIWDNTYSTFFKKVIRYKIDCIPPVTEPVQSDSSKNAGEVEAG; encoded by the exons ATGGCTTCGACGGAGGGTCTGGTGCCCATAACTAGGGCTTTTCTCGCCTCCTATTACGACAAACACCCTTTTACTCCTCTTTCTCCTGATGTCACTCGACTTTCTTCTCAGATTCGTTCAATGGCTAATGATTTCCTCACTCAACATCCTCCTACCCAAG GAGAAGGCGTCTTAATTGATGAAGCTGACCGGCTACCTCCGCATAAAATTGACGAGAACATGTGGAAGAATCGAGAGTATATTGAAGAAGCAATTTTTTTACTTGAAAGTTCTAATTGGCCAGAAGTG CTGAAGCAGCAGTCCACACCTGACAGTGCTGAGTTTGCCCTTACATTTGGGCAGCTGAAAGATAAACTTCATAATACATTGAAGGCTATAGAATCTTTCCAAATTAAAAATGCTGAACATGTATTTAACACAG TTATGACATATTTGCCTCAAGATTTTCGAGGAACGCTGCTAAGACAACAACGGGAACGCTCAGAGAGGAATAAGCAAGCAGAGGTTGATACTTTGGTAAATTCTGGTGGTAGCATACGCGACCGATATGCTTTACTGTGGAAACAACAAATGGACAG GAGAAGGCAATTAGCCCAGCTTGGGTCTGCAACAGGAGTCTATAAAACACTTGTGAAGTACCTTGTTGGGGTACCTCAG GTATTACTTGATTTTACTCGCCAGATAAATGATGACGATGG GCCCATGGAGGAACAGCGTCATCGTTATGGACCACCCTTGTACAGCCTCACCTCTATGATTCTTTCTGTTCGACTCTTCCTTTCAATATTGTGGGCACGATATGACACTAAGAAGTT AAAAAAGGAACAGATTGCTATCTTGGAACAAGCTGTTAATGTCTACACCACAGAGTTGGAACGGTTTTTGACATTTATAGG CGAGGTCTTCGCAAATGCACCATTCTTCATTTCAGCAGATGTTGTTGGTGCATTGGAAGCAGG GAAAAATGATGACTACAAAGAGATCCATATTCCAGCTGGGAAAACTTATGAG GTTTTGCTCTCTGTTGATGTTGTAAACTCATACATTGCATGGGACTTTTCATTGGTACAAGGCAAAATAAATATG GATATTGGATTTAGTTTGGAGTTTGTAAGTCCTACTGGGGAAAAAACA CTGATGTTACCATCCCGCCGATATGAGTCTGACCAA GGAAACTTCTGCACGTTAATGGCTGGAAGCTATAAACTGATTTGGGACAACACGTATTCAACCTTTTTCAAAAAG GTTATACGGTACAAGATAGATTGTATACCTCCTGTGACAGAGCCAGTGCAGTCCGACTCGAGCAAGAATGCAGGAGAAGTTGAGGCAGGATAG
- the LOC114166759 gene encoding protein LURP-one-related 8-like: MRKVHPGACVSETAWERSNSGVGGGGDGGDAVVLTVWKKSLLPNCHGFTVFDTNRGNLVFRVDNYIAGNKDHILLMDAAGTPLITIRRKRLSLGDTWLVFKGEDESLKPLFTARKNVSILNNSNNKCLAQLLSSSGTGNMKKEVAYEIEGCYARRCCTFYSKNRSKVAEIKMKEGEAGRVAFGADIFRLIVQPEMDTALAMAFLILLDHMFRSR, from the exons ATGAGGAAGGTACACCCTGGTGCATGTGTGAGTGAGACAGCGTGGGAGAGGTCAAAcagtggtgttggtggtggtggtgatggtggtgatgCGGTGGTTCTCACAGTGTGGAAGAAGTCTCTCCTCCCAAACTGCCATGGATTCACCGTTTTCGACACTAACAGAGGGAATCTGGTGTTCAGGGTGGATAACTACATTGCAGGGAACAAGGATCATATACTTCTCATGGACGCTGCAGGCACACCACTCATCACCATCCGCCGCAAG AGGCTGAGCTTGGGAGACACCTGGCTGGTGTTTAAAGGAGAGGATGAGTCTCTGAAGCCACTTTTTACAGCGAGGAAGAACGTGAGCATCCTgaacaacagcaacaacaagtGTTTGGCACAGCTCCTGAGCTCCTCGGGAACAGGAAATATGAAGAAGGAAGTTGCATATGAGATAGAGGGGTGCTACGCCCGGCGTTGCTGCACGTTTTACAGCAAGAACAGAAGTAAAGTTGCAGAGATAAAGATGAAAGAAGGTGAGGCAGGAAGGGTAGCTTTTGGCGCAGACATCTTCCGTCTCATTGTACAGCCTGAGATGGACACCGCTCTCGCCATGGCCTTTCTCATCCTCCTTGATCACATGTTTCGATCCCGTTGA
- the LOC114166758 gene encoding nuclear intron maturase 3, mitochondrial → MVALLRIRRIIITCINAQGFPFSPHSSPKSKLFSTLALQLQWEPLTKSQLKTLVLNQYAHGSFTNLIQNVVASPLVLFTACQNLAAAPLRPASLQGRFSIETTSRELRENRFDVEACCVTLTPSSKTASSLPLVLPNLKLKVVVEAIRMVLEIVYDERFATFCYGGRVGMGRHTAIRYLKNSVENPSWWFTVRFKPHGFEHFHVEKLCSVIERKVKDVVFIDLIKRLFQCKALVIELGGDWLGRGLPQECGLCSILMNVYFDGFDKEIQEMRLRENRENRELDPKIIGSGLDSDVFYKPMKVYALRYLDEILIATSGSKMLAMELRMAVVKSLELGLGLRVDKVNTAIHSAVSEKIVFLGMELQAVRPSVLRPPMSEKAIRARKKYLRQKEVRALELRNARARNRRNLGLKIFSHVYKKVKQSDGFKFDFSIESEVRDIFRSWADEVVQEFLGNIDECQEWHRSLSSGDFLQLRHIRNQLPPELVDAYDKFQEQVDKHLNATKARKEIEEEERRVKEEEEQSYSKGTVEDLTSLCMKVEAPEILIRKAVKLVGFTNHMGRPRPIEFLVALEDTDIIKWYAGIARRWLDYFCCCHNFKMVKTIVSYHLRFSCILTLAEKHESTKREVIKHFSKDLKVYDMNGNHEVHFPTEREVKMMGDRNLSDPKPVDGALSLAVVRLASDEPPSQCIAHFCDKTTTIFYRVHLLHNRLNLNSSEKEKWVQGMGVIHESLNRKCLPLCTDHVNDLYMGRITLQDIDFPYCVDVD, encoded by the coding sequence ATGGTGGCACTGTTGCGCATAAGAAGAATCATCATCACCTGCATCAACGCGCAAGGGTTTCCGTTCTCTCCTCACTCTTCTCCAAAATCCAAACTTTTCTCAACATTAGCGCTCCAACTCCAATGGGAACCTCTCACCAAATCCCAACTCAAGACCCTCGTTCTCAACCAGTACGCCCATGGAAGCTTCACCAACCTCATCCAAAACGTCGTCGCTTCACCCCTCGTCCTCTTCACCGCATGCCAAAACCTCGCAGCCGCTCCCTTACGCCCGGCCTCGCTCCAGGGCCGCTTCAGCATCGAGACCACGTCCCGGGAGCTCCGCGAAAACCGTTTCGACGTGGAAGCGTGTTGCGTCACACTAACGCCCTCCAGTAAAACCGCTTCTTCTTTGCCTTTGGTTTTACCCAATTTGAAGCTCAAGGTTGTGGTTGAGGCCATTCGGATGGTGTTGGAAATCGTGTACGACGAACGCTTCGCCACGTTTTGCTACGGTGGCCGCGTCGGAATGGGACGACACACCGCCATAAGGTACTTGAAAAACTCCGTCGAGAACCCTAGTTGGTGGTTCACCGTGAGGTTTAAGCCTCACGGGTTTGAACATTTCCATGTGGAGAAGCTGTGTTCTGTTATTGAACGCAAAGTGAAGGATGTCGTTTTCATTGATTTGATAAAGAGGTTGTTTCAGTGCAAGGCTTTGGTGATTGAATTGGGTGGGGATTGGCTGGGAAGGGGGCTTCCTCAGGAATGTGGCTTGTGTTCTATTTTGATGAATGTTTACTTTGATGGCTTTGATAAAGAGATTCAAGAGATGCGATTGCGGGAGAATCGAGAGAATCGGGAATTGGATCCGAAGATTATTGGTTCAGGTTTGGATTCTGATGTATTCTACAAGCCTATGAAAGTATATGCGTTGAGGTACTTGGATGAGATACTTATTGCCACATCAGGGTCGAAGATGTTGGCCATGGAGTTGAGGATGGCAGTTGTCAAGAGTTTGGAACTTGGTTTAGGTTTACGTGTTGATAAGGTGAATACTGCAATTCATAGCGCGGTGTCGGAGAAGATTGTGTTTCTTGGGATGGAGTTGCAAGCTGTTAGGCCTTCAGTTTTACGCCCACCCATGTCAGAGAAAGCAATCAGAGCACGAAAGAAGTACCTCAGGCAGAAAGAAGTTAGGGCTCTTGAATTGAGAAATGCCAGGGCAAGGAATAGAAGGAATTTGGGTTTGAAGATATTTAGTCATGTTTATAAAAAGGTCAAGCAGAGTGATggatttaaatttgattttagtaTTGAAAGCGAGGTCCGAGATATTTTTAGATCTTGGGCTGATGAAGTAGTGCAGGAGTTCTTGGGGAATATAGACGAGTGTCAAGAATGGCATCGAAGTCTTTCTTCTGGTGATTTTCTTCAGTTGAGACACATTAGGAATCAATTGCCACCTGAACTTGTTGATGCTTACGATAAGTTTCAGGAGCAAGTTGATAAACATTTGAATGCTACAAAAGCTAGGAAGGAGATTGAGGAAGAGGAAAGAAgagtaaaggaagaagaagaacagaGTTATTCCAAAGGAACAGTTGAGGATTTGACAAGCCTCTGTATGAAAGTTGAGGCACCAGAGATACTCATAAGAAAGGCTGTGAAGTTggttgggtttacaaatcatATGGGTCGACCGAGGCCAATTGAATTTCTGGTTGCACTTGAGGATACCGATATTATCAAGTGGTATGCTGGCATAGCAAGAAGGTGGCTCGATTATTTCTGCTGCTGCCACAACTTCAAGATGGTCAAAACTATTGTATCTTATCATTTGAGGTTCTCTTGTATCTTGACATTAGCAGAGAAGCATGAATCCACCAAGCGTGAAGTGATAAAACATTTTAGCAAAGATTTGAAGGTCTATGATATGAATGGAAATCATGAAGTGCATTTTCCAACAGAAAGAGAGGTTAAGATGATGGGAGATAGAAATCTTTCTGATCCAAAACCAGTAGATGGGGCTTTATCTTTGGCTGTAGTAAGGTTGGCATCCGATGAGCCTCCATCACAATGCATTGCCCATTTCTGTGACAAGACAACCACAATCTTTTATCGGGTCCATTTGCTGCACAACAGATtgaatttgaactcatcagagAAAGAAAAATGGGTGCAAGGGATGGGTGTAATTCATGAAAGCCTAAACCGTAAGTGCCTCCCTCTCTGTACTGATCATGTAAATGATTTGTACATGGGGAGAATCACACTCCAAGATATTGACTTTCCTTATTGTGTCGATGTGGACTGA